From the Selenomonas timonae genome, one window contains:
- a CDS encoding tyrosine-type recombinase/integrase, which produces MAVNESYRSGGTAQLGVPARRAESTPGNVRRMGEVAASVRQDAITPEYFIAHFYEYLPRYIAGGAPTADTRDTYELAIRLFLHWCMEQGLHPLNDVHDYQIRVYMEEMRTRGYSAATLMIKGAAIRAFYKVAERLSFIAENPCADLQLRNPQHLDEDYKYLTVDQIKEICEGLAADKNALRRLRNLLIVYLMGVEGLRVVEVMRLSDEDIDWQRGRIEIRGKGHAGIIYPCEETFQLLKAYIETRGAIPPEKRLTPTIISCSPNNRNGRITRVGIRYVINKALTDAGLKQPGYACHLFRHSCGTNLYQETKDLRVVQETLRQRSPKVTAKYAHVHDRMENRVTRGITPGVSVEAVQGESTAATRENK; this is translated from the coding sequence CAGAGAGTACGCCCGGCAATGTGCGGCGCATGGGCGAGGTCGCGGCGAGCGTGCGGCAGGATGCCATTACACCGGAGTATTTCATCGCCCACTTCTACGAGTATCTCCCGCGCTACATCGCGGGCGGTGCGCCCACGGCGGACACGCGCGACACCTACGAACTCGCGATTCGCCTGTTCCTCCACTGGTGTATGGAGCAGGGACTTCATCCACTGAACGACGTACACGACTATCAGATCCGCGTCTACATGGAGGAGATGCGCACGCGCGGCTACAGCGCGGCGACACTCATGATCAAGGGCGCGGCAATCCGCGCCTTTTACAAGGTCGCAGAACGGCTCTCCTTCATCGCCGAGAACCCCTGCGCCGACCTGCAGCTGCGCAATCCGCAGCACCTCGACGAGGACTATAAATACCTCACCGTCGATCAGATCAAGGAGATCTGCGAGGGACTTGCTGCGGACAAGAACGCCCTGCGCCGCCTCCGCAACCTCCTCATCGTCTACCTCATGGGGGTCGAGGGGCTGCGTGTCGTTGAGGTCATGCGCCTCTCGGACGAGGACATCGACTGGCAGCGCGGACGTATCGAGATACGGGGCAAGGGACACGCGGGCATCATTTACCCGTGCGAGGAGACCTTTCAGCTCCTCAAGGCATACATCGAAACACGCGGTGCCATCCCGCCCGAGAAGCGTCTCACGCCGACCATCATCTCCTGCTCACCGAACAATCGAAACGGGCGCATCACGCGCGTCGGCATCCGCTACGTCATCAACAAGGCGCTCACGGATGCGGGTCTCAAGCAGCCCGGCTACGCCTGCCACCTTTTCCGCCACAGCTGCGGCACGAATCTCTATCAGGAGACCAAGGATCTGCGCGTCGTGCAGGAAACCCTGCGCCAGCGCAGCCCCAAAGTCACGGCGAAATACGCCCACGTCCACGACCGCATGGAAAACCGTGTCACGCGTGGGATTACGCCGGGGGTGAGTGTAGAGGCGGTGCAGGGAGAATCGACCGCCGCAACAAGAGAAAACAAATGA
- a CDS encoding DUF535 family protein: MLAEIRAVAHRAYRFENPRERHRALVFMVRGLLHRKQLRELYEFFQETGARRAVYERNPFPMEQATRAFFYAGSTVRTRIALIKEHYAFLEARLKPADFVDLALDRPREIWRSPETDIEWTACLKLEPGQRKEGLLSVIMAVNGTPLYQIIFWIEQRDHVPTLVIGAMQGPNTEDAQDFVREMTKRAHRFRTKNLILYMTQAVARALGIQRILAVSNAGYYANNHIRRDRKLKTDFGAFWEEAGGWKTEDERFYELPLTLPRKTMEEVPTRKRAVYRRRFAFLDEIDREIEERVAEILQ; the protein is encoded by the coding sequence ATGCTTGCTGAGATTCGCGCTGTCGCACACCGTGCCTATCGGTTTGAAAATCCACGCGAGCGCCACCGTGCGCTCGTCTTTATGGTGCGCGGACTCCTGCATAGAAAACAGCTGCGCGAGCTGTATGAGTTCTTTCAGGAGACGGGAGCACGGCGCGCCGTCTACGAGCGCAACCCGTTTCCCATGGAGCAGGCGACGCGCGCCTTTTTTTATGCAGGTTCGACCGTGCGCACGCGGATTGCACTCATCAAGGAGCATTATGCCTTTCTTGAAGCACGTCTGAAGCCTGCGGATTTTGTCGATCTCGCACTCGACCGTCCACGCGAGATCTGGCGTTCACCGGAGACGGATATAGAGTGGACTGCCTGTCTGAAACTCGAGCCGGGACAGCGCAAGGAGGGGCTGCTCTCCGTTATTATGGCTGTGAATGGGACGCCACTCTACCAGATTATCTTTTGGATCGAGCAGCGGGATCATGTGCCGACGCTCGTGATCGGTGCCATGCAGGGACCAAATACCGAGGATGCGCAGGACTTCGTCCGCGAGATGACGAAGCGTGCCCATCGTTTCCGCACGAAAAACCTCATTCTCTACATGACGCAGGCGGTTGCACGTGCGCTCGGCATACAGCGCATCCTCGCCGTCTCGAATGCGGGCTACTACGCGAACAATCACATCCGCCGTGACCGTAAGCTGAAGACCGACTTCGGCGCATTCTGGGAGGAGGCGGGTGGTTGGAAGACGGAGGATGAGCGCTTCTACGAATTGCCGCTCACACTCCCGCGCAAGACGATGGAGGAAGTACCGACACGTAAGCGTGCCGTCTATCGGAGGCGCTTCGCATTCCTAGATGAGATTGATCGGGAGATTGAGGAACGTGTCGCTGAGATTCTGCAATAA
- a CDS encoding glycosyltransferase family protein encodes MKIAIFENIMTPGGHEVDFDRILVEELKALGHEVIFYVPEVFRFGMDYHVPVYHLPGAPVLYTNARGIRKLFLSVQRERRRFGWYRALYEAAEKGAFDALIVPTSTYRYLRALRQSVLRRSPVPVLFIQHGINPSEAPRFLGAADALAEFSNIRSVVLTFGDTIFGEHRANVRLIPPPTFIPRDIDVQLRPPVGADDTLTIGFFGQFRREKRLEDLLKVYLAGHYTRPVRLLVQGSTMHEEDAAEFERIIAAYEGQGITFLHRGLIGPEWQRAIAEVDALLLPYSAPRYRYHWGAMLFTAIGFQKPVLTSDDMNPEVFERFPVGVTFPSGDLAALGGALEHFINEYDSLAPQWHTALAAAARCYAPMQFVAQIAAILTERN; translated from the coding sequence ATGAAGATTGCCATCTTTGAAAACATCATGACGCCCGGCGGACATGAGGTGGATTTTGACCGCATTCTTGTGGAGGAGCTGAAAGCGCTCGGACATGAGGTCATATTCTACGTGCCCGAGGTCTTTCGTTTTGGCATGGACTATCATGTGCCTGTGTATCACCTTCCCGGCGCACCCGTCCTCTATACAAATGCACGCGGAATCCGGAAGCTGTTTCTCTCTGTGCAGCGCGAGCGCCGCCGGTTCGGATGGTATCGCGCACTCTATGAGGCAGCGGAGAAAGGGGCATTCGATGCGCTCATCGTTCCAACATCGACTTATCGGTATCTACGTGCACTGCGTCAGAGCGTGCTGCGCCGCTCACCTGTGCCTGTGCTGTTCATCCAGCATGGAATCAACCCGAGCGAGGCTCCGAGATTCCTCGGTGCTGCGGATGCGCTGGCAGAGTTCTCGAATATCCGCTCTGTCGTGCTTACGTTTGGTGATACGATTTTCGGAGAGCATCGGGCGAATGTCCGCCTCATTCCTCCGCCGACCTTCATTCCGCGAGATATAGATGTACAGCTCCGTCCGCCTGTCGGTGCGGACGATACGCTCACCATCGGCTTCTTCGGGCAGTTCCGCAGGGAGAAGAGACTTGAGGATCTCCTGAAGGTCTACCTCGCAGGGCACTATACGCGTCCTGTGCGCCTCCTTGTCCAAGGATCAACAATGCACGAGGAGGATGCGGCAGAGTTTGAGCGCATCATTGCAGCCTACGAGGGGCAGGGCATCACCTTCCTGCATCGCGGGCTGATCGGCCCAGAGTGGCAGCGCGCGATTGCAGAGGTGGATGCGCTTCTCCTGCCGTACTCTGCGCCGCGCTATCGCTATCATTGGGGTGCGATGCTCTTCACGGCGATCGGCTTTCAGAAACCTGTGCTCACGAGCGATGATATGAATCCCGAGGTCTTCGAGCGCTTCCCTGTCGGCGTGACATTTCCGAGCGGCGACCTTGCGGCGCTTGGCGGCGCGTTGGAGCATTTCATCAACGAATATGACAGCCTTGCGCCGCAGTGGCATACAGCGCTGGCAGCTGCCGCACGTTGCTATGCGCCCATGCAATTTGTTGCACAGATTGCGGCGATCCTTACAGAGAGAAATTGA
- a CDS encoding O-antigen ligase family protein translates to MRLNEISIERIHTWAFYLLCGFALFSNISIAIANIFLGTLTALVLFRLWRKHDDWKNALPDGHIGIALLILMGAVILSSCFSTDISRSLRFFGDYYGYRMLALYAVMLMIWEKRQLAFIGVCVGISFFINDLAVIFQGLVQGNYRASGFSIYMSVGGFLSMLLPVLVLLLLSGRLDMRYRILAAVTLVIGCMALLFNGTRGAWLAVPIATFICAAFLIRDRKKLLVGTAIGALIFAGIFAASPALSSRFATIGDTKMQSNSERFLLWTSAAHMFADHPVFGIGFAGFKEAYQGQYILPEAKEPYLEHAHSNVMHMLAECGIIGLAALLFWWWTCLSYGFRTWLATHEIAALLIPAILLGLILQGLTEYNMGNSAVMKLHWLLMGLCLQWLQLNEGARRFSR, encoded by the coding sequence ATGCGGCTGAATGAAATCAGCATCGAACGGATTCACACATGGGCATTTTATCTGCTCTGTGGTTTTGCACTATTCAGCAATATCTCGATTGCGATTGCAAATATTTTCCTTGGGACACTCACCGCCCTTGTTCTATTCCGTCTCTGGCGCAAACACGATGATTGGAAAAATGCACTGCCGGACGGACACATCGGAATAGCTCTTTTGATCCTGATGGGGGCTGTCATCCTCTCCTCATGCTTTTCTACGGATATTTCGCGCAGTCTTCGGTTCTTTGGTGACTACTATGGCTATCGTATGCTCGCGCTGTACGCTGTGATGCTGATGATCTGGGAAAAGCGGCAGCTGGCATTCATCGGTGTGTGCGTTGGCATCTCGTTTTTCATCAATGATTTGGCGGTCATTTTTCAGGGGCTTGTGCAGGGGAACTATAGGGCATCGGGGTTTTCTATTTACATGTCAGTGGGCGGTTTTCTCTCCATGCTGCTCCCCGTGCTCGTTCTGCTCCTCCTAAGCGGGCGGCTCGATATGCGCTATCGGATTCTGGCGGCAGTTACGCTTGTGATCGGCTGTATGGCGCTCCTCTTCAATGGAACGCGCGGCGCGTGGCTTGCCGTTCCGATTGCAACGTTCATTTGTGCAGCGTTCCTCATCCGTGATAGGAAGAAACTGCTCGTCGGCACGGCGATCGGCGCACTCATCTTTGCGGGGATCTTTGCCGCCTCGCCTGCCCTCTCCTCGCGATTTGCAACGATCGGCGATACGAAGATGCAGAGCAACTCGGAGCGTTTCCTCCTCTGGACGAGCGCAGCTCATATGTTTGCGGATCATCCTGTGTTCGGAATCGGTTTCGCGGGATTCAAGGAGGCGTATCAGGGGCAGTATATCCTGCCGGAGGCAAAGGAGCCTTATCTGGAGCATGCACACAGCAATGTTATGCATATGCTCGCGGAGTGCGGGATCATTGGTCTTGCGGCACTCCTCTTCTGGTGGTGGACGTGTCTGTCCTATGGCTTTCGTACATGGTTGGCGACGCACGAGATCGCAGCGCTGCTCATCCCTGCAATTCTCCTTGGTCTGATTTTGCAGGGGCTGACCGAGTACAATATGGGGAACTCTGCCGTGATGAAGCTGCACTGGCTCCTCATGGGGCTGTGTCTCCAATGGCTGCAGCTGAATGAGGGGGCGCGGAGATTCTCTCGCTAA
- a CDS encoding glycosyltransferase family 2 protein: protein MKLAVIILTHNEERHIEACIRSASFADEILVIDDESTDRTAELARAAGARVITHPLAGDFAGQRNFALTQTDADWVLYVDADERVNEGAEEELRRVMTEDARAAYEIKRINVAFGQEMHYGAHRPDYPCRFFPRDSVRWEGLVHERPVSGLPVRRLRASLLHYTYTDWDRYFQKFNQYTTLMAERQYNDGKHASFLKVLLDPPFAFFRFYILQRGFLDGRLGFILGMFHGFYTMVKYVKLYYLGKETCVDTNEAD from the coding sequence GTGAAACTTGCCGTTATCATTCTCACGCACAATGAGGAGCGGCACATCGAGGCGTGCATTCGGAGCGCCTCGTTTGCCGATGAGATTCTCGTCATTGACGACGAGAGTACGGATCGCACGGCGGAGCTCGCGCGTGCAGCGGGAGCGCGCGTGATTACACATCCCTTGGCGGGCGATTTTGCGGGGCAGCGTAACTTTGCTCTCACGCAGACGGATGCGGACTGGGTGCTTTATGTAGATGCAGATGAGCGTGTGAACGAGGGCGCGGAGGAGGAACTGCGCCGTGTGATGACGGAGGATGCACGCGCTGCGTACGAAATCAAGCGTATCAATGTCGCCTTCGGTCAGGAGATGCACTACGGTGCGCATCGCCCCGACTATCCCTGCCGCTTCTTTCCGCGCGATTCCGTGCGCTGGGAGGGGCTTGTGCATGAGCGGCCTGTGTCCGGCCTGCCCGTGCGGCGTCTTCGCGCCAGCCTCCTGCACTATACCTATACAGACTGGGATCGCTATTTTCAGAAATTCAACCAGTATACGACACTGATGGCAGAGCGGCAGTACAACGATGGAAAGCATGCATCCTTCCTAAAGGTTCTCCTCGATCCGCCGTTTGCGTTCTTTCGATTTTACATCCTTCAACGCGGTTTTCTCGACGGACGGCTCGGATTTATCCTTGGGATGTTCCACGGATTCTATACGATGGTGAAATATGTGAAACTATATTATTTGGGCAAAGAAACGTGCGTTGATACAAACGAGGCAGATTGA
- a CDS encoding AAA family ATPase has translation MKLRLKNFAKIKEAEIHFDGLTVIAGDNNTGKSTIGKVLFTLFHSLRNMPQQVLEERKEVIRNFFSVLFRREVEQYRFLRYVETGRWSALFHGLDEIDNPVQSWYEILLRNIKEELQLELSEENKQELRDVIENAWTPSDDEIEKSLVGNGFSDMFAGQINSVHDDDEARVSIYVQGKSKDIFFWLNECENYKSDIELLEDAIYVDDPFLIDQCFQVSLSEFGIDNNPSREGLLRYLETDGRPGVIEGLEIKRKLAEILSLFQQIVPGNIVRQRRRFALELDDQDGVLNVENWSAGIKSFAILKRLLENGTLHQKGVLILDEPEIHLHPEWQMRYAEVLVLLQREFDLTILLTTHSPFFLDAIELYACKHEIGEKAHYYLSENDGKQVMFRDVSNEIDKIYEKMSNPVQALENLRAELQMRH, from the coding sequence ATGAAGCTGAGACTGAAGAATTTTGCAAAGATAAAAGAGGCAGAGATTCATTTTGATGGCCTGACTGTCATTGCCGGGGATAATAATACGGGAAAGAGTACGATTGGCAAGGTTCTGTTTACTCTGTTTCATTCGTTGCGGAATATGCCTCAGCAGGTTCTTGAGGAAAGAAAAGAAGTGATAAGAAACTTTTTTTCTGTTTTATTTAGGCGTGAGGTTGAGCAGTATCGTTTTCTTCGGTACGTAGAGACAGGGCGGTGGTCTGCTCTATTTCATGGACTTGATGAAATAGACAATCCTGTACAGTCATGGTATGAAATTCTGCTCCGTAATATCAAGGAAGAACTACAGCTAGAGCTATCAGAGGAAAACAAGCAAGAACTTAGAGATGTGATTGAAAACGCATGGACTCCTTCTGATGATGAGATAGAAAAATCCCTTGTTGGCAATGGCTTTTCTGATATGTTTGCAGGACAGATCAATTCAGTCCATGATGATGACGAGGCTCGTGTATCCATATATGTGCAAGGAAAATCGAAAGATATTTTCTTTTGGTTAAACGAATGCGAAAATTATAAGAGCGACATAGAGTTGCTTGAAGACGCTATTTATGTGGATGATCCTTTTCTGATAGACCAGTGTTTTCAGGTGAGCCTTTCGGAATTCGGGATAGACAATAATCCCTCGAGAGAAGGCTTGCTCAGATATTTGGAAACAGATGGGCGTCCGGGTGTCATTGAAGGACTTGAAATCAAAAGGAAACTTGCTGAAATACTTTCTCTGTTTCAGCAGATTGTGCCTGGCAACATTGTACGTCAGAGAAGGCGTTTTGCTTTGGAACTGGACGATCAAGACGGTGTACTCAACGTAGAAAACTGGTCAGCCGGCATCAAATCGTTTGCCATTCTGAAGCGTTTGTTGGAGAATGGCACACTGCATCAAAAGGGAGTACTCATTCTCGATGAGCCGGAAATTCATCTGCATCCTGAATGGCAGATGCGTTATGCCGAAGTCCTTGTCCTGCTCCAACGAGAGTTTGATTTGACAATACTCCTGACGACGCACAGCCCCTTTTTCCTTGATGCTATTGAGTTATATGCATGCAAACATGAAATTGGAGAAAAGGCACATTATTATCTTTCTGAGAATGATGGTAAGCAAGTCATGTTCCGTGATGTTTCCAATGAAATTGACAAAATCTATGAGAAGATGTCAAATCCCGTACAGGCATTGGAAAATCTTCGCGCAGAACTCCAAATGAGGCATTGA
- the gmhB gene encoding D-glycero-beta-D-manno-heptose 1,7-bisphosphate 7-phosphatase, with translation MPNKAIFFDRDGTLNVDVHYLHEPEKFVWIEGAIDAIRWANEHGYLVIVVTNQSGIARGYYDEAAMHRLHDWMNAELAAHGAHIDAFYYCPHHTEGKLPAYAKSCDCRKPAPGMILRAIREHNIDSAVSWMFGDAASDVAAAENAGVKGVRYTGGSLCELIRATIETS, from the coding sequence ATGCCGAATAAGGCGATCTTCTTCGACCGTGACGGCACGCTCAACGTCGACGTGCACTACCTCCACGAGCCTGAGAAATTCGTCTGGATCGAGGGAGCAATCGACGCGATTCGCTGGGCGAATGAACACGGCTATCTCGTCATCGTCGTCACGAACCAGAGCGGCATTGCGCGCGGCTACTATGATGAGGCTGCCATGCACCGCCTTCACGACTGGATGAATGCGGAGCTTGCCGCGCATGGCGCACATATCGACGCATTCTACTACTGCCCCCATCATACAGAGGGAAAGCTCCCTGCCTATGCGAAGAGCTGCGACTGCCGCAAGCCCGCCCCCGGCATGATCCTGCGCGCGATCAGAGAGCACAATATCGACTCCGCCGTCTCGTGGATGTTTGGCGATGCGGCGAGTGATGTTGCTGCTGCTGAAAATGCGGGGGTAAAGGGAGTACGGTATACGGGGGGAAGTCTGTGCGAGCTTATAAGAGCAACGATTGAAACCTCATAG
- the rfaD gene encoding ADP-glyceromanno-heptose 6-epimerase, translating to MIIVTGGAGFIGSNLVHALNARGHKDILIVDDLADGENYKNLRGLHFIDYQQKDDFLHLIEEGDFDGTDIDAIFHEGACSDTMEYDVNYMMKVNYSYSKALLHFAMGARIPFFYASSASTYGGGKHGFTEGGRCEDALNPYAFSKLAFDRYVRQVIPEARSPIVGLKYFNVYGPQEHHKGKMASIFYQLYHQIMETGEARLFRGTDGLEDGEQRRDFVYVGDVVRVNLHFFENGGESGVYNCGTGVAHSYNEAARAVIAALGKGKIVYRDFPEVLRGKYQNYTQADTTALLAAGYDGGFTPMEEAVKDYCDFLTAGGYFSYAE from the coding sequence ATGATTATCGTTACCGGTGGTGCCGGCTTTATCGGCAGCAATCTCGTCCACGCGCTGAATGCGCGCGGGCACAAGGACATCCTCATCGTCGACGATCTTGCAGACGGCGAGAACTACAAGAACCTGCGCGGGCTGCATTTCATTGACTACCAGCAGAAGGACGACTTCCTCCACCTCATCGAGGAGGGGGACTTCGACGGCACGGACATCGACGCAATCTTCCACGAGGGCGCGTGCTCGGATACGATGGAGTATGATGTCAACTACATGATGAAGGTGAACTACTCCTACTCCAAGGCGCTCCTGCACTTTGCGATGGGGGCACGCATCCCGTTCTTCTACGCCTCCTCCGCCTCGACCTACGGCGGCGGGAAGCACGGCTTTACCGAGGGCGGACGCTGCGAGGATGCGCTCAATCCCTATGCATTCTCGAAGCTCGCGTTCGACCGCTATGTGCGGCAGGTCATTCCCGAGGCGCGCAGCCCCATCGTCGGGCTGAAATATTTCAACGTCTACGGTCCGCAGGAGCATCACAAGGGAAAGATGGCATCCATCTTCTACCAGCTCTACCATCAGATCATGGAGACGGGCGAGGCGCGTCTCTTCCGCGGGACGGACGGACTCGAGGACGGCGAGCAGCGGCGTGACTTTGTCTATGTCGGCGACGTGGTGCGCGTCAACCTCCATTTCTTCGAAAATGGCGGCGAGAGCGGCGTCTACAACTGCGGCACGGGCGTCGCGCACAGCTACAACGAGGCGGCGCGTGCCGTCATTGCTGCGCTCGGCAAGGGCAAAATCGTCTATCGCGACTTCCCCGAGGTGCTGCGCGGCAAGTATCAGAACTACACGCAGGCAGATACGACTGCGCTCCTTGCGGCGGGCTATGACGGCGGCTTCACGCCGATGGAGGAGGCAGTCAAGGACTACTGCGACTTCCTGACGGCGGGCGGGTACTTCTCCTATGCCGAATAA
- the rfaE1 gene encoding D-glycero-beta-D-manno-heptose-7-phosphate kinase: MDMAKIRATVAEKSVRSNILVVGDVMLDKYYSGEVTRISPEAPVPITHVTGTRETLGGAANVAHNLALLGTNVSIAGYVGDDAHCKSLLEKFAARGIDYAGLVHTDRPTTTKIRIIGGHQQMLRLDFEDASPIDGAYAEQYLDYIDKKLNESMDCVIISDYGKGACTEFACQHIIRAAHDHGVPVIVDPKGAQWAKYRDVDYITPNVKEINEIMLEPIKNDDFEVEKAARYAIRKFGIRNVVLTRSSKGLSLIHNEEVVHVPTRAQEVFDVSGAGDTVIAVFGLGLAGGLKPADAAYLANLAASVVVSKLGTYAVSREELLQVLDRQEGANS; the protein is encoded by the coding sequence ATGGATATGGCAAAGATCCGCGCAACCGTTGCGGAGAAGAGTGTACGCAGCAACATTCTCGTCGTCGGCGATGTCATGCTCGATAAGTATTACTCGGGCGAGGTCACGCGCATCTCGCCCGAGGCGCCTGTGCCGATCACACATGTGACGGGGACGCGCGAGACCCTCGGCGGTGCGGCGAACGTCGCACACAACCTCGCGCTGCTCGGGACGAATGTGAGCATTGCGGGCTATGTCGGCGATGATGCGCACTGCAAGAGCCTCCTTGAGAAATTCGCCGCGCGCGGGATTGACTATGCGGGGCTTGTCCATACGGATCGCCCGACCACGACGAAGATCCGCATCATCGGCGGGCATCAGCAGATGCTCCGCCTCGACTTCGAGGACGCCAGCCCGATTGACGGCGCGTATGCGGAGCAGTATCTCGACTACATCGACAAAAAGCTGAACGAGAGCATGGACTGTGTCATCATCTCGGACTATGGCAAGGGCGCGTGCACGGAGTTTGCGTGCCAGCACATCATCCGCGCGGCGCATGATCACGGCGTGCCCGTCATCGTCGACCCGAAGGGGGCGCAGTGGGCAAAGTACCGCGATGTCGACTACATCACGCCGAATGTCAAAGAGATCAATGAAATCATGCTCGAGCCAATTAAAAATGATGATTTCGAGGTCGAAAAGGCGGCGCGCTATGCCATCCGCAAGTTCGGCATTCGCAATGTCGTCCTTACGCGCTCCTCGAAGGGGCTTTCCCTCATTCACAATGAGGAAGTTGTCCACGTTCCAACGCGGGCACAGGAGGTCTTTGATGTCTCGGGTGCGGGCGATACGGTCATCGCCGTGTTCGGGCTGGGGCTTGCAGGCGGACTGAAGCCTGCAGACGCGGCATATCTCGCAAATCTGGCGGCGAGCGTTGTCGTCTCGAAACTCGGAACGTATGCCGTGAGCAGGGAAGAACTGCTGCAGGTGCTCGACCGTCAGGAGGGGGCAAATTCATGA
- a CDS encoding glycosyltransferase family 9 protein — MYRNILVINLMHLGDLMLVTPVLHTLRQNYPEARITLLADAKLADIVQENRNIDECLLIDKKGKDSSLLGILRFAWHLREKKYDLVVNLHRNERASALAALSGGKYIIGYAKPGFALLFDHVSPDQHMMMHEIHSHYAALRAAGVIDEIADAGLEMWLTPAAEEEAARLWAAHFAPEDRVIALNIGASWLTKRWVDEYFAEVADTYLTRGYHIAVMGGPMDVEIVERCRAQMRDRDNERLHIFTGKVSLGVLAGLLRRCILFITTDSGPMHVGVAMHVPVLCMFGASPIPGFYPYDARSISVRAPVPCHPCRIHECPLTGEEHMKCMKGMPPDLIIRYADQMLAECGEQPAYALAPPTAFETRVVEQVDGTFVLAPKGAAGRVVRPVMPAGLKAHGFD, encoded by the coding sequence TTGTACCGAAACATTCTCGTCATCAACCTCATGCACCTCGGCGATCTGATGCTTGTGACGCCCGTGCTGCACACGCTGCGCCAGAACTATCCAGAGGCGCGCATTACCCTGCTCGCGGACGCGAAACTCGCGGACATCGTGCAGGAGAATCGGAACATCGACGAATGTCTCCTGATCGACAAGAAGGGGAAAGACAGCAGCCTCCTCGGCATCCTGCGCTTTGCATGGCATCTGCGGGAAAAGAAATACGATCTCGTCGTCAATCTCCACCGCAACGAGCGCGCCTCCGCGCTCGCGGCACTCAGCGGCGGCAAGTACATCATCGGCTATGCAAAGCCCGGCTTCGCGCTCCTCTTTGACCATGTCAGTCCCGATCAGCATATGATGATGCACGAGATTCACTCGCACTATGCGGCACTGCGCGCGGCGGGCGTAATCGACGAGATTGCGGATGCAGGGCTCGAGATGTGGCTCACCCCTGCGGCAGAGGAGGAAGCGGCGCGCCTCTGGGCGGCGCATTTCGCGCCGGAGGACAGGGTGATCGCGCTCAACATCGGCGCAAGCTGGCTGACGAAGCGGTGGGTGGACGAATACTTTGCCGAGGTGGCGGATACCTACCTCACGCGCGGCTATCACATTGCTGTCATGGGCGGGCCGATGGATGTGGAGATTGTCGAGCGTTGCCGCGCACAGATGCGGGATCGGGACAACGAGCGCCTGCACATCTTTACGGGGAAGGTCAGCCTCGGCGTTCTCGCAGGGCTCCTGCGGCGCTGCATCCTCTTCATCACGACGGACTCGGGTCCTATGCACGTCGGCGTTGCGATGCATGTGCCCGTCCTCTGCATGTTTGGCGCGTCGCCCATCCCTGGTTTCTACCCGTACGATGCGCGCAGCATCTCCGTGCGCGCGCCCGTGCCGTGCCATCCCTGCCGCATTCACGAATGCCCGCTCACGGGCGAGGAGCATATGAAGTGCATGAAGGGGATGCCGCCCGATCTCATCATCCGCTATGCCGATCAGATGCTTGCGGAGTGCGGGGAGCAGCCCGCCTATGCGCTTGCGCCGCCGACGGCGTTCGAGACGCGGGTAGTGGAGCAGGTGGACGGTACATTCGTCCTCGCGCCAAAGGGGGCGGCGGGGCGCGTCGTTCGTCCCGTGATGCCCGCAGGGCTCAAAGCCCATGGGTTTGATTGA